cacccagtctgtggtctactgggctcacgatctgtatctccagtacctacgcgtggcaaaagtaacgtgctaagcaataatgcttagtggtgtaataatataataaaagaaaatagcaagaaattaaatgtgtagtgaatgtgtacgttttatttgtttggtatttgtatatcatttactttgtccacttttattcatttggttgccccaagtaacctacactagacgcatcggatcgataacgggtaaaccgcaccgggtatctagtactCGGCCGccacacaccatcggtcacatatgcatctcccggtgtaaaatgcggctaacaagtcagaataatattaggcacgaggccaagtctcaatataatgtcaaaatggctaaaagccataaaatcatggaatggcatattgccatgtgcagtactgctaactgaaccctattggcatgccaaactatccaaaccaatcttgttaggtatactagggcattcgatactttaaaattcttcaatctttgaatttcaagttttggtattactattcacctctatggtcaactaaaatgttgacttttaggtagaaattaggtacattggttttggcactcccaacataccacattttgtgtttaaaacttgttggcattgagcgttaataccatttctaagcattaaacaaaaggagcagatttttcagattttgtaccataaatttactgttctatttggaactgttacagtggaaatttgaagaaatggcaaacatgaaagttgttccttattttgtctagttgaatttctttttttgaatcactccatttggagttttgtagctccaaatatggtccaaaaaccacagctggccggatttccattctgcagaaattaccatatctacagtaacatgaacagtgactgccagtgccatttaggttaggttttggccataatttggggtaggtttcttcatgaaagttgtttgtctatgtcttaacttgttgctgtaaaaatttcaggtcaattgaccaaatctacagtgagttatggccaaatgaacagttactgttcatttggtcaattctgcaggggctgttgcagtgtgtccggattggggccaagttttggtcctcttgctttggtcttttgggcatggtttcttcagcaaaaatgtgccattataagcctagtttcatgtccaattggccaaaaatcaattggacctacacagccaaagttatggctgtgcaagtggactgaaattttagtcactcTGCTGTACTAAGAAggtagcctacacattcacttggctatactatttttcagtccaattcatggtcaacatacctaaaatggtcactaattgacccttataatgttctttcacaatttcataagctaaatccaagtttcacttctcaaaaccctaatgtccaatttaaattacccataaacctcaattagcacactaattcaacatccatgcatattcataccttaaacatcatttctatccattctaaattcattaaaacaatcaaccacatccttccttagggctgccaaaaattgaagatgccctaacacatataatttacttcaaattcttacaatttcttaacttaaaatgatgctctaacaaggattaaaggagtgagagtgaaaggatagcactaacctcactttaacctcttgtagggcagatttcttcaagctaaaacttcactttccttcttcttcttggctgccaaaagcttccccaagtgatatggtcaaggtttaatgaaaggggttagggtttagtggtgtaacaaggtaggaaattaagcttgcttgattgaacatcaatggagggaggaagaagagaaactcacatttttggctgaagagaaggcagctggtttttggtcttccttggtctttatttagctcttttattagttagtcaaatggttacttaatggtgattggttggcaattttaaatgacatcatcaagatgtcataaatgagcttttctttgatttttcttttcttttcatcactactcaatttcaatttaatttctagtaatgtttattcatattttatgtcatattaattatttaatcaactggacaagtcggccaaaaatacctctgaaggcgaaatgaccaaaatgccctccgtttggcttaacgggtcaaaattgtctgtaccgattgaaaaatttttctaggtattttcttggaattctaatgccatgggaacctcaataacccttctctggagtcccaaaaattattttataatttttcccccgggtctagggctcctcattgcgagaaccgcaacttccctctggttacccatcgttagggcaccggctcgtttaacttggttgtattttatttcaaaaatttttactaaatttttcttattaatatttgagttaattatgattctcgactttagtttaaatatttttctggacgttctagctgtccggaccaacaccggtcaccggaacagtagaatgtacggagttggtacagggagggtgttacacttcctcacattcgtaatatttctttgttatatttgaaccaactgttcgaatttttacttctataactctttttatttgtcaatattctataacttactttcttttgtactaaactataacctttcgatattctaacctttgagttttagatccctaagtaggattttcaaacttatttctaacaattaaattctgtcatggcataactataccaaaaaagatgccgttggcaactattcttatctaggtgtactatcaggtggtacgtagctctacacaataatctcaagtcgatcagaatctgcgactacggataaacatcaagaacattgcatagttactacgatacatcccaatagatcaaattttcctatcttttatccttttccaatttactaatatcccgaacttattatgattacaatatccattaacaattactaacagtgacattcttgccctcatctagagcaattccattactgcatcttacttttacgtcctcttgccttacattaagtaggctcgccaattagctttataatttatggtgtgttagaaaatacttttcgccaataaactctttcaaaactaatttcacttattatcacaatccttattttaaagggctaatcactaatgcatcaaaatttattcccctgtaaaggaataacaatagaacatatagttttaacactaacataaaagtatgcagaccccaggtcaaacaatacatatatatatcttagttactatttgagaaagtaccaacaacaatatcaaaagtctaagtctcttctctctaccgtatagcgtatactccagctggagcatcaccctgttttggctgattcacaatactctgacttctaagtgtactacccctacctctacctttgcctctactaactgatggtgaactctttggggtagaaacttgggttgatccctttggtgtagtaaatgatccagaacgacctggatttacacaatccctagcaaaatggccagtctctccacagttaaaacatgctcctacggctctataacataccccactatgtggtttaccacaagtttcacaaagtcgatccgattgCATTCactggtttctgttgagtttccgatcggatcgaggtggtttcatccGGATGATCTATCTCtctggacttcttactatctctgttgtatccccaaagtttgcctctttccagtaagaccactagaactctgttctactgactttccctctttttctgtcttctctgatttctttttctcagaagctgcttcagattcaattctttctaattctagtgcttgagaaataagttcagagaagttgttatgtttgaatccgaccacttgtaatctgatactaggcttcaagccggtttcaaacctcttacatctctccctactggtagaaagtagacttactgcataatggctcaggcggaaaaattccctttcatattcagccaccgatctactcccctgtttcagacttaggaactcttgcagtttctaatctacataagcatcagggacatatttttgtctgaattccctgagaaagtcactccaggttagcactgcaggttctaccaaactgtggggaatggttttccaccagtcataagcatccccctgtagcaaagatactgagtattaaaATCTGAGctctctgtgcagtgcagtttcttgaataccctatccatcctttctaaccactattctgcctctagaggatctactgtccccttgaactctgtaggcccatatttcatcaatttgtcatattgtctagtaaaagactgtggttgtaccactggtgtctgtattggggcttgagtaggcacattaccagccatttgttggaacattgcagccatctgctgagcgaactgagcagggaatTGCGGCAAtgcgggggctggtgctgctgaaccattgacattatgtagggctggggcatccccttgcacctcatcctctatagattgatcgattgaacgatcaccctcttccatagtcaatgcgaggatcttagacctcctaaacaaataacacaagtagatttcctcccgttagtgaatatttataatgtaatgtactgtatgtatcagacaatgatattgagcagttgtactatgaagaaagaatattcaagtaacatgtgaaaatagaatttaaaaaaaaactagctctgataccactaaaacatgtcacaccctacccctctgtaaggcataacatgatccatagtatatctaatgaattaccaactccgtctactgataacccattaaatacactacaagggattttaaaaacttttcttacttcttttacagtggtgggcactatttacaggtgttaaaaacctttttgaactgaagtgatagaactaacacatttgaattatttggaatttctgtaaaaatttttggcagagtgccatctatattttggataaaacagttcttcagaaaaacctgtaaaaagcacttcaatatatatttccaaatctcaactccaacatgtttctcaacacaaatccacaataatttttcaaagactgagatacaagaaatataatacaattttcacaagtccaaataactcataatttattttacaactttaatgtacaattttaatttacaactgctcaaaaccaagaacactatatacatacagtgaacatacattacaatataaaatgcagaatatggtatactcaatatactcgatgatttctcgctgaatgtactagcagcctagtctgctgccctgtcagtctgtctacctgcgacagcaatgaaaagctatcgctgagtaaaatttactcagtggtgcacaataacaatttgaaatgcgatatataaatcttttattgatagttcacaaatcaaatgattcacaattccatttcacaatttacaaaattcacctaacacaaatttgatcaagtaattgaataataccgttttgcaaatcaataacacaattcgatcaaataactgaataataccattttgcaaatcaataacacaattcgatcaaataactgaataataccgttttgcaaatcaataacacaattcgatcaaataactgaataatacaatgttgccaatcgataacacaatttaggccatgacacaatttttccacacatgccgtgttgtacaccacgacaaaacacactcaccccaataatcgaaatcaatgagggaggaagctagctgaataatgagtactcatccatactcacctcagactggcaagtcaaagagggaggaacataatcacactcaccctagactgataagtcaaagagggaggaatatatcaacagtgtcatgccaaatgtgaatcaaaacaatttcaaatcacaatatttcatacaaaccataaatcacattttatctcaaaatttccatttgcaaagttggcaatacaataagttccaaataatattcccaaaaccaaagtaatcaaaacttattcataactcatttctctacataaatttgctagtaaaagaagtgaatataaaagtattgtgcacggacacaatttaaatctataattaggggtgagcattcggtcggttcggttccgaaccgaaccgaaccgaaataaccgatAATCGAAAATCCCATAAATTGTAAACCGAACTGAACCGTTTATTGgagaaaaaccgaaccgaaccgaaccaattattatcggttcggttcggttcggttaatgAAAAAccgaaatttcaattttttttcaaatgCCAAACAGACCTGCTTGACCTGTAAATTGTACATTTGCATTTGTTCACACTTCATGGTATACAATTCATATAAAATCAATTGTGTAGCAtcaaataaacaatcaatttaaTAAAATGTCACTATGCCAAATAaaccataaaataaataaaagtataaaACCACTAAACCAAATAATAATCCAAGCATCAAATGCCAAACCATAAAACAAAACATAATTGAAATAAAAGCTAAAATAACCACAACCATACTCTAAATACAATCCAGTTCAGTTATTATTAAAATCCATAAAacaacataataataaaatacTAAATCTCCAACAAGATAAAAGCTAAATACAGTCCATATTAAAATCCATCAAATAACAACAgaattaaacataatattaaaatccatcaaatctccaataatttgaTTTTGAGCGATCCAACCAAATCCAAAAACATGCTCTAATGAAGATGCAACCGTCAATAGCATTGGGAACCTAcacacaaaaaataataaaaaaaagacaattgatatataataattaatgaaaGCATAAAATAATGTAAAACTTTAAACAATCAAACTTACATCTAAGAGTTAAGGGTAGGGGTTGAACAACTTGATCCCCCTAATTGAGTTAGGCCAACACTTGGCAGTActgaaaattgaattatataaggggaaaaaaaatcaatccatattgaaataaaaatattaaaagataaaaattatCTAAATACATGTATTTATTACATACCCTCTTCAAACTTTTCAAGTTCCTCTAAATCTTCCTCAATATTTATTGGACAATTTGAGGAACGTGTCCAATCTTGTGCACATATCAAAGCTTCCACAGTGCAGGAGTTAAAGAACTCCTAAAGGGATCTAGTACTCTCCCACGATTACTAAAAGCATTCTCTGATGCAACGATTGAAACTGGACTGCCAATATATCTCTTGCCATTTTTCCAAGGATGGGAAATCTCTCAGAATTGATTTTCCACCATTTTAAGATATCAAAATCTTCCTTGTCCTCTTGAATTGCCTCATTGAGATACACTTCCAACTCTGTTTTTGAATCTAAACCTCCATTTTTTTCTAACTTTTGCTTCTTGTAGTGATGCTTCAAGTACAATTTGGGCTTTAGACTTATTATACTACCACTACCACTTGAGAGCTGTGAGCTAGTGTTATCACTTATTTGCTCACAATCAGTTTGATATTTTTTCTTATACTCATTAAATAAGTCAATCAAAGATGACTTCACCTTCTGGAACAACTGCTCACCCTTTTCTTCACCATGCATTTGGCAAAATTGAAACTCCATATATTCAAACTTATCACGAGGGTCAAGAACAGTagcaaaataaatcaatttattcaTTTTATCTATATCCCCCCAGTACTTGTCAAATTTTTTCTTCATTCTGTCCCCCATATTTTTCACCTCAACATTAGTACTATCCACCCATTGATTTAAAATAAAAGCCAAGTCACTTATCTCACCAAAAAACATGTTAGATGTGATATACCGAGAACCAGAAATACGCAAAGTAAGCTCATAAAAATGAGATAACATTTCAGCCATTTTCCTACATTCAGACCAATCATGAAAATCAGGCACTCCATTCTCTCCCAATTCAAGCCTAAACATAGGTTCTTGTGACTCATACCTCTCGAACGCCCTTTCATATTTTTGAGCTATATTCAACATCAAGTAAGTTGAATTCCACCTAGTTGGCACATCTAAACACAAAGAAGACTTGCCATCAATTTTTTCATATTCAACACACTCCTTAAACTTTTTCAACCTAGCTGGAGAACTCCTAATGTATCTCACTGCATTCCTTACTTTCAGCACTGACTCACCAACATCTTTTAAGCCATCCATGACAACCAAATTAACTATGTGTGCCATACACCTCATATGAAGGTAATCAGAATTAGAAACAGTGACACCCCAATTTGCAAGCTTTTTTTTCAAATAAGAAA
The sequence above is a segment of the Hevea brasiliensis isolate MT/VB/25A 57/8 chromosome 11, ASM3005281v1, whole genome shotgun sequence genome. Coding sequences within it:
- the LOC110666540 gene encoding zinc finger BED domain-containing protein RICESLEEPER 3-like; translated protein: MDSSSSGQNDPTNTTDSTQSEQETATSSKSKVKRKPVMPRSTVWDHFTKFKTDNGDTKGKCNYCNKEFCCDPKRNGTTALRNHMNTCKKHPHAIETRQALLDLQPNSNNVEGEVGTLTTWKYDENAIREALVSMIIIDELTFKFVEGEGFRKFMRAICPKFKIPSRWTISRDCYLVYVEERSKLKSYLKRNCQKLHKKIINFCPITSHKGDAIGRAIETCLLEWGLDKIFTITVDNASSNDIAISYLKKKLANWGVTVSNSDYLHMRCMAHIVNLVVMDGLKDVGESVLKVRNAVRYIRSSPARLKKFKECVEYEKIDGKSSLCLDVPTRWNSTYLMLNIAQKYERAFERYESQEPMFRLELGENGVPDFHDWSECRKMAEMLSHFYELTLRISGSRYITSNMFFGEISDLAFILNQWVDSTNVEVKNMGDRMKKKFDKYWGDIDKMNKLIYFATVLDPRDKFEYMEFQFCQMHGEEKGEQLFQKVKSSLIDLFNEYKKKYQTDCEQISDNTSSQLSSGSGSIISLKPKLYLKHHYKKQKLEKNGGLDSKTELEVYLNEAIQEDKEDFDILKWWKINSERFPILGKMARDILAVQFQSLHQRMLLVIVGEY